The Pelotomaculum isophthalicicum JI genome includes the window AACTCCTGTAAGCTATAAATAGCAAACGGGAGGAAACCAAAGCAGAGGAGGACAAACCCATGGAAAAAGCAATACAAGAACGTATTCAGGCGAAGACAAGAGACAGCCAGCTATTTGAAATATTTGTCAATCACTTCGAGTTTTCTCCCAAGACAGCCGAAGCTGCCATCAATACAGTCAAAGAGATCTACGAACTCGACCGCTATGACCCCGACCGGATGTGTGAAACCGGTCGGGTAATCCGGCAGGTTGTTTCCATAAAAGCAAAGCACGGGCCCCGGTTGCGCGAACTGCCCAAAGTAACCGTAAAGCTAACCGTTGACGCCGGCGCCGAAGATCAAGAGGTATTTCGCAAACATGGCGCGTCCGGACTGCGCGAAGTGCAGATCTGCCGGATGACCGAAGAAGCCCTTGAACAGGGCGGCGTACTTACCCAGGAAGACATCGCCGACATACTCCAGGTAGACGTCCGGACCATCAGGCGTACCATCAAGCAGTTGCAAGGACGCGGCATTCGAGTGCAAACCCGCGGCCTATATCACGACATAGGCCCGAGCATATCCCATAAAGCGTGGATTGTCAGCCTGTATCTCGACTACAAGACCTATTCCGAGATCGCCCGGACAACAAGGCACACAACCACTTCCATTAAAAGATACATCATGGACTTTGCCCGGGTGGTCCTGTGTATCCCAAAAGGTTTGA containing:
- a CDS encoding DUF1670 domain-containing protein, translated to MEKAIQERIQAKTRDSQLFEIFVNHFEFSPKTAEAAINTVKEIYELDRYDPDRMCETGRVIRQVVSIKAKHGPRLRELPKVTVKLTVDAGAEDQEVFRKHGASGLREVQICRMTEEALEQGGVLTQEDIADILQVDVRTIRRTIKQLQGRGIRVQTRGLYHDIGPSISHKAWIVSLYLDYKTYSEIARTTRHTTTSIKRYIMDFARVVLCIPKGLNLAETAHIAGISERLAREYAGLYLRYNTPEHAERLQDLITKASRNVASEEQKGGLAVS